GCTCGGCAGTGAAGATATGCGTGCCGAGCGGCCGGTCGCTGGTGGCGATGGTGACCGGCACCTCGAACAGCGGCGCAAAATTCTGCCGGACGTAGAGCTTGGAATCCTTGCGGCTGATGAAGACGGCGATCTGGCCGGCCCGTTTCGCCGCTTCAGGCTTTGCGGCCGGCGCGGGTTCGGCAAGCCGGCTCTCGTCCTTCTTCGCGTCGGGCGAGGCGGCGATCGCAGGTGCCGGCGCATCGGGTGTCTTCGCGGAGTTCGCAGCGTCCGTCTTGACCGGCTCGGTCTTGACGGCCTCGACCTTGTCGGCGGACTTGTCCGCGTTCACCGGCTTGGCAACGTCTTCCGCCGGAGGCTTGGCCGCATCCGATGCTTCGGCCGCCCTGGCGTTGTCGACGGGCGCGGTGGCTTCGGCTTCTTCGTGGGCTGCCGCATTGCCCGTGGTCACGTCCGACATCACGGTGTGACCGACGGAGGTGCGCAGCTCCAATACGCTGTCGGCGCTGGCGGTCTTGGTTTCGACGGGCTTGGTTTCGACCGGCTTGGCTTCGGCGGCTTTGGCTTGCGCGGCGCCCTTGTCGGCCTTGTCGCCGACATTGGTCTGCGGCTCGAGGCTGGCGGTGGGTTGCGGCGGCACGCGCGACGAGGCGAGCAAAGGATGGGAGAAGTTGTGCGGTGACATCTCGCCGGGCGCGACGATGACGCGTGCGCCCATCCGGGTCCAATTCCACATCTTCACCGCGAACGCCATCGGCATGCGGATGCAGCCGTGCGAGGCCGGATAGCCCGGCAGCACGCCGGCATGCATCGCGACACCGGACCAGGTGATCCGCTGCATGTACGGCATCGGCGCGCCGCTATAGATGTTGGAGTGGTGGAATTTGTGCTTCTGGATGACGCTGAACACACCCATCGGCGTCGAATGGCCCTTCATGCCCGTCGACACCGGAGATTCCGCGAACACGCCGTTGGTATCGTAGACCGTGACCTTCTGCCGGTCGATCGAGACGACAATGACGAGCGGTCCTTGCGGCTTGCTGCCGGCTTCCTTCTCGGCGACGACTTCTTTCTTGCCGGTGGCGCTGCGCTTCTGCGGCTTCTGGCGCGGTATTTCGGGATGCCGGTCCTGCCGGGCGTAATAGGACCCGTCGGAATAATCCGTCCAATAATAAAATGCTGCGTCTGCCTGGCTGGTCGCGCCGATCGCACCCGCCGCCGTCAAAATGGCGACCTGCCACAGCCGCGCCGGCTTGGCAGAAAAACCCGACCCGTTCACGCTGTTCATCCTCGAATCCATAATCCAAATCAGACGTTAGTCTCGCAGAGGGGATACGCGTTCACCAGCATGGCGGTTCTGCCATCCGCTACTTTTGTCCAAGTCGTAGCAAAAAAGCCTCACGGAGCGGTAAACGGCGGCCGCGCCCGTCGGTCCGTCGTCTTCCTGAGCGGCCGTCTCATACCTACATTGTGGCGACTTGTTACCGGAGAACTTCATGTCATCTCGTTTCCTCGGTCTTTCCAGCATCCGCTTGAAAGGCTTTGCTTTTCTCCTCCTGGCCCTGGTCGTGCCGGCAACGTCCGCTTCGGCCGCCGACGAGCCCGATCTGATCTTCCGCCGCTCGACCGTGTTCAAATGGATGAGTCCGAACGACAAGCTCGCGACCTATGGTCTCGACGATCCCGAAGTCGAGGGCGTCGCCTGTCATTTCACCGTGCCGGAGAAAGGCGGCTTCAAGGGCTGGCTGGGCCTCGCCGAGGAGGTCTCGGACATCTCGCTGGCCTGTCGCCAGGTCGGGCCGATCAAGTTCAAGAACAAGATGGAGCAGGGCGATGACATGTTCCGCCGGCGACGCTCGCTGTTCTTCAAGAAAATGCAGATCGTGCGCGGCTGTGACGCCAAGCGCAACGTGCTGGTCTACATGGTCTATTCGGACAGGATTATCGAGGGCTCGCCGAAGAACTCGACCTCGACCGTGCCGATCATGCCTTGGGGGCCGGCGGACGCAAACGTCCAGAAGTGCGGCGAGTTCTTCACGCAGTGACGCTTGCGTTCACGCAGTGACGCACTTGCGTTCACTCAGTGACGCGGGACTGCGGTTTTGCGAGGTGCGAGCCGGTCAGCCGCACGAACGCTTGTGGCGCGGCTTCGAAGCCGCGGCCGGATTGCAGCGACATCGCGCCGGCTGAGGCGACGCGATTCGACCGTTGATTTTCGCGGTCGGTCCGTTGCTCCGCCCCGCGCGCCGTTGCGCGATCTTGCACCGTCATAGTGGCCATCCCTTGACTCAACGCGCCGGGTGATCCCCGCGTCTCGGTTTCGATGGCTTGGGTCGCAGCGGAAGCATCCCCGGTTCGACAGAACCCAGCCCTCGTTTGCGACACCATCAGCAGAAAAACGTAAAATGCGTGTGAAACCGGTGAGGCGGGAGCATGACGGCGACGGCGTCCAGTGTGCCCGCCGCACCGGAGCCGGAACCTGACAGGCCACTTTGAGCGATGGCGAAACCCAACTGATATAATTGGTGTTTTCCGAGAATTGTGTCGTCGCCCCGGATAGGACGAAACAATTCTCACGCAAGATGAAACCATTTTGCGCTTTTGGCGCATCACGGGCGAAACCGCCCATGGTTATCAGCTTCACAACGACGAACGGCGCACCGCCGGCCACCGGAACTCGGAGACAAGACCATGCGCGCGCTCAGCTTTATCCTTGCCTTTGGTTTCGTTGTCGCCGGTTCTTCGTTCGCAGGCTCGCCGGACGGCAATCTCCCCGGTGTCGGCACTTTCCAGTACAGCGGCTCGCCAATTACGACCGCCGCGACGCAGTCGATCGTGGTTGCCGCGCGCTTCTGATCAACAACAAGAAAATCAGCCGATAAAGGCCGTCATGATCGTTCGATTTTGCGCTGCTGCGTTCGTGTCTGTTCTGACGATAAATGCCGTCCAGGCACAGGTGCGCGCGCCCTCAAGGTTGCCGGATCCCCGCACCGAGTTCGTGCGGCAATGTGCGCCGCGGATGCTGGGGCGGTGGGAACATCCCGAGGAAGTTTGCGGCTGCCTGCACGATCATGCCGCAGCCGCGGTCGAGGACCGCGATCTGCGCGAAGCGCTATTGCGCGGCATCAGCGAGACCGGCGTGCCCACCATCGAAACCGACTGGGTGCCGGCGTCCAAGCAGGGCGAGATCGGCCCGACCTTCACCAAGATCGCCAAGCCGACCCTGCAGTGCATGTTCGACCCGGCGAAGCAGTAACTATCTCGTCTTCGGACCATACCGCGGCACGCACGCGGCGGTGCGCGCGACGCCCTTCTCGGTCATCTTCGTTCCGCGCACTTCCTTGACCTGTCCGGCGGGACAGGTTCCATCATCCACCTGCACGCGCTGGCCAAGCTTGAGATCGGTGATGTCCTGCTCGCGTCCGACCGTGACGGCGTGCGCCGTCGTCACGAGCGCGGCGGAGATCAGGATTGAAAGGCAGGCAGCACGGCGAAAAGGCATGGCGAATGATCCCGACATTGAGACCGCAATGTAAGGACGGGCTCGCGATTCTGATAGTGAACCTTCGTCAGGTCTGCCGGGCCGATCTCTTCCTGGAGCGCAGGGCTGCGCGCGATTCCCGCGCGAGCCGTTTGGCGGAGGCGACGAGCTGCGGAACCGCATGGCCGGAAAATCCAAGCACGAAGCCGGGCAGAGGCCGCGCGCGCGAATAGGTGTCGGCCAACAGCCAACCCTCAGCGCCCGCCGCCTGCTTGGCCCGCGCTGCCACCGCCAGGTCGACCGCAGGATCAAACCGGGCGACCAGGTGCAGGCCTTGCGACGGCACCGGCACCGAGAGTGCGCCACCGGATGCGGCCTCCAGGGTTTCGGCCAGTACGTCGCGCGCGTCGCGATAGAGCTTTCGCACGCGCTTGAGGTTTGCGGCGAACGCGCCCGAGTTGAGCATGTCGGCCACCGCGCCTTCCATCAACGTTCCGGGGAAGCGGTCGAGCGCCGCGCGCGCAGCCGTCACGTCCGCGATCAGGCGTTCGGGCAGGGCGCAATAGCCGATGCGCAGGCCGGGAAACAGCGTCTTGGCAAAGGTGCCGAGATAGATCACGCGCTGGAGACGATCGATGCCGGCGAGCGACATCAGCGGTGCGCCGTCATAGCGAAACTCGCTGTCGTAATCGTCCTCCAGCACGAAAGCGCCGGCCTGCCTCGCCCAGTCCAGTAGCTCCAGCCGCCGCGGCATCGACATCTGTACGCCCAGCGGAAACTGATGCGACGGCGTGACATAGGCCGCGCGCGCGGCCGGCCCTGCGAGGCGGCCCTTGGCGACCCGCATCCCGTGCTCGTCGACGGGAACCGGCACGGCGCGATAGCCGCAATGCGCGATGGTCTTTCGCGCGGCCGGGTACCCGGGGTCCTCGCACCAGACCTGGTCGCCCGCCCTGAGGATCGCGCTCAGCACGATGCGCAGCGCGTGCAGCGTGCCTGAAGTCAGCATGATTTGATCGGGATCGCAGCGCAGCCCGCGCGCCGACAGCAGATGATCGGCGATTGCCGCGCGTAGCTCGCGGCTGCCGCGGGGATCGCCATAGTGCAGATGCTCCGACCCGAAGTTGCGCATGCGCCGGCCGACGAAGGCACGGAAGCGTTGCACCGCGCGTTCGTCGATGTGGGTGCAGCCGAGCGCGAACGCGCCTTGCCCCGGCGTTTCCACAATGACTCTCGGCTTGTTCGGTTCGGCCGTGCGCGCAGGAATGCGCGCGGCGACGAACGTTCCGGAGCCGACGGTCGCTTCGGCGAAGCCGTCGGCGATCAGGCGCTCATAGGCGATGACGACGGCGTTGCGTCGGAAGCCGGTCTGCGTGGCCAGCGTTCGCGACGGCGGCAGCGGCTCGCCGGGCTTGACCAGGCCGGAGACGATCATCTCGCACAGCGCCTGATAGAGCCGGTGCGCGGCGGAGGCGCCTGGCGTGACGTGCGGGCCGGTAAGGTCGAGCGGCAGCTCGGTCTTTGTCGGCAAGGAAGACTTGGCAGCCGAGGGCCGGAAATTGGTTGGAATATTTCGCATGGAATTGGAACTATCGCAGACCAAATGCGCCGCTACAACTGCTTCCAGATTTCTTTCAATCCGAGCAGGAGCGGCCGTGAGCCAGACCGAGACTTCGAATTCCTATCCGACATCGGCGCGCAACCAGGTGAAGCGCCGGCACGACCGCGGCTTCTATGATCACGAGACCGTCCATCGCATCCTGGATTCCTCGATGCTCTGCCATGTCTCCTATGTGATCGACGGCCAGCCCTACTGCACGCCGACCTTCTTCTGGCGCGAGGGCACGAAGCTCTACTGGCACGGCTCGAGCGCAAGCCGGATGCTGCGGAATCAGACCAAAGGCGAGCGCGTGTGCCTCACGGTCGCCCATCTCGACAGCCTCGTGCTGGCGCGCTGCGGCTTCAACCATTCCGCCGACTATCGCGCGGTGATGGCGTTCGGCACCGCCTATCTCGTCACCGACGCCGAGGAGAAGGAGCGGGCGGTGATCGCGATGGTTGATCGCTTCTTCCCGGATCGCACCGCGAGCCTGCGCGCGAGCACTACGCAGGAGATCAAGGCGACGTCCTTCATCGCAATGGAGATCGAGGAAGCCTCGGCCAAGATACGCGCCAAAGGTGTTGCCGACGACGACGAGGACTATGCATTGCCGATCTATGCCGAACGCATCCCGGTTCGCACGGTGCTCGGCGCGCCCGAGCCGTGTCCGCGCCTGCTCGACGGCGTCAGCCGGCCCGCGACGCTCAATGGCTATTCGGAAGGCCGCCTGCTCGAAGATGCATTGCGGGATGCATATTTTGTGGAGTACCCGAACGGCTGAAATCGGCTAGCTTGCGCCTCCTTGGGACCAATGAACTTCCTGGAGTTGCCTGATGAATGCCGAAATGCAGCAGAGGATTCTCGATGCCGTCGACGCCGGCTTCGAGGCCCAGCTTGCCACCACCCGTGATTTCGTCGCGATCCCTTCGACCCGAGGGGCGGAGGGGCCGTGCCAGGACATGATCGGCGATCTCCTGCGCGAACGCGGCTACGAGGTCGACGACTGGCACATCGATGTCGACGACCTCAAGGATCTGCGCGGCTTCGGTCCGATCGAACATGATTTCTCAAAGGCGCGTTCGGTGGTGGGTACCTACCGCCCGCAAACGAACGCCGGCAAGTCGCTGATCCTTCAGGGCCACTGCGACGTCGTGCCCGCAGGCCCCCTGGAACTGTGGGACACGCCGCCGTTCTCGCCCGTCATCAAGGACGGCAAGATGTTCGGCCGCGGTGCCTGCGACATGAAGTCGGGCACCATCGGCGCGCTCTATGCGCTCGATGCGATCAAGGCTGCGGGCCTCAAGCCGACGGCGCGAATCCACTTCCAGTCCGTCATCGAGGAGGAGAGCACCGGCGTCGGCGCGCTCTCGACGCTGCAGCGCGGCTATCGTGCGGATGCCTGCTTCATTCCGGAACCGACCGGCGGCAAGATGGTGCGCTCGCAGGTCGGCGTGATCTGGTTTCGCCTGCGTGTGAAGGGGCACCCGACCCATGTCGCCTTTGCCGGCTCCGGCGCGAACGCGATCATGGCCGCCTATCATCTGATCCAGGCGCTGCAGAAGCTCGAGATCGAGTGGAACGAGCGCGCCAAGGCCGACAGGCACTTCAAGACGCTCAACCATCCCATCAACTTCAACCCGGGTATCATCAAGGGCGGCGACTGGGCCTCCAGCGTGCCGGCCTGGTGCGATGTCGATTGCCGGATCGCGGTTTTGCCGGGTTGGTCGATCGCCGATCACCAGAAGGAGATTGCGGCCTGCGTCGCGGCTGCGGCGCGCAACCACCGCTTCCTCGCCAACAACCCGCCTGAGATCGAATGGTCGGGCTTTTTATCCGAAGGCTATGAGCTGACCGATTCCGCCGCGCCGGAGGCCGCGTTCGCCAAGGCGTTCGGCAAGGTCTATGGCGGCGTGCCGGAGGACCTCGTCTTCACCGCGCTCACCGACACCCGCTTCTACGGCCTCAACGAGGGCATCCCTAGCCTGTGCTTCGGTGCCAGCGGCGGCGAGATGCACGGCTTCAACGAGTTCGTCGAGTTGGAGTCGCTGAAGAAGACGACCAGGGCCATGGCGCTGTTCATCGCGGAATGGTGCGGCGTGGAGACGGCGTAGCTCTCTCCGCCGTCATTGCGAGGAGCGCTTGCGACGAAGCAATCCAGACTGCCACCGCGGAGGCAGACTGGATTGCTTCGCTGCGCTCGCAATGACGGAGTGCGCAATCCACCAGCCTCCCACATCCTTTAAGCTTAAAATAAAGACTAGGATGCAGGCTTGCACGGTGGCAGACTAGCTTCCAGTTTGCTGGACGAATCCCTGGGAGTGACGATGCGCGATTGGGATGATGCCTACGCCAATTCGGCCCATATCCCGGGGTCGGACAAGATGCCGGCGCAATGGGCGGAGCGCGCCGCTGCCTACCGCGCCGGGTTGAAGCATTTTCGCCCCGACATCGCCTATGGCTCCGGTGAGCGTCAGCGCCTCGACCTGATCCTGCCCGACGGCGACAGCAACGGGCTCGTCGTCTTCGTCCATGGCGGCTATTGGATGCGCTTCGACAAGTCGACCTGGACGGATCTGGCAGAAGGGGCGCGCCACTACGGCTGGACGGTGGCGTTGCCGAGCTACACGCTGACGCCGGCCGCCCGCATCTCCGACATCACCGCCGAGATCGCCGCTGCGATCGCCAAGGCGGCCTCGCTCGTCTCCGGGCCGATCCGGCTCGCCGGGCATTCGGCCGGTGGCCACCTCGTCACGCGCATGCTGTGCGACGACAGCCGGCTGGAGCCCGCCGTCTACAACCGCGTCGCCGGCACGCTCTCGATCAGCGGCCTGCATGATTTGCGTCCGCTGCTAAAGACCAAGATGAACGAGACGCTCGGCATGACCATGGAGGAGGCGACGCTCGAAAGCGCGGCGCTGCATCTGCCGCGCGGGCATTCGCCCGTCACCGCCTGGGTCGGCGGCAGCGAGCGGCCGGAATTCATCCGACAGTCCGACCTGATGGCCAATGTCTGGACCGGCTTCGACGTGCCGACCCGCCTCGTCGTCGATCCCGGCCTGAACCATTTTACCGTGATCGACGGACTGAAGGATCCGTCGTCGCCGATCACAGCGCGCCTGATCGGGCTCGATTGAGCAGAGCCGGGGAAGATCGATCGAAAGGGCCTGCCCATGACGTCCAGCGATTATGATCCCAGCAGCGACGGCGCCGAGACCGATTTCGCCCGGCGCATGTCCTACGGCGACTACCTCGCGCTGGATGCGATCCTGGGCGCGCAGCATCCGCTGTCGGAAGCGCATGACGAGATGCTGTTCATCATCCAGCATCAGACCACGGAGCTGTGGATGCGGCTCGCCATCCACGAGCTCAGTGCCGCACGCCGCGCCATCTCGAAAGACGAGGTGCAGCCTGCGATGAAGATGCTGGCACGGATGTCGCGGATCTTCGAGCAGCTCAACAATGCCTGGGACGTTCTGCGCACGATGACGCCGAGCGAATACACGCGTTTCCGTTCGCAGCTCGGACAGTCCTCCGGTTTCCAGTCGCGCCAATACCGGCTGATCGAATTCCTGCTCGGCAACCGCAACCACGCCATGCTCAAGCCGCACGCGCACGATGCGGAGACGACGAAACTGCTCGAGGCCGAACTGGCGACCCCAAGCCTTTATGACGAGGTGCTCAGGCTCGCCGACCGCAACGGGCTGAAGATGCCGGCCGCGGTGCTGGTGCGCGATGTTCGCGAGACCCATGGCTTCAACGAGGGCGTGCTGCAGGCCTGGCGCGTCGTCTACGAGGCGCCGGAGACGCATTGGATGCTCTACGAGCTCGCCGAGAAGCTGGTCGATTTCGAGGACTATTTCCGCCGCTGGCGCTTCAACCACGTGACGACGGTCGAGCGCGTCATCGGCTTCAAGCGTGGCACCGGCGGCACCGGTGGCGTCAGCTATCTCAAGCGCATGCTGGAGGTCGAGCTATTCCCCGAACTCTGGCGTGTCCGCACCATTCTGTAGGAATGCCCAAGAAATATCCATGACCAGATATCGCGTCTATGACGACACCAAAGCCCTGTTCCATCTGCCTGAGGGCGTGATCTATCTCGACGGCAATTCGCTCGGCGCGCTGCCGCTCGGCGTTGCCGAGCGCGTCAACCGCGTCATCACGACCGAGTGGGGCGTTGAGCTGATCCGCGCCTGGAACACCGCAGGCTGGTACGCCCAGCCGCGCCATGTCGGCGATCGCATCGCGCGGCTGATTGGCGCCGAAGCAGGCGCGGTGATGGTGGGAGACACGCTGTCGCTCAAGGTCTATCAGGCGCTCGCCGCCGCGCTCGACATGAACGCGTCCCGCAAGATCGTCCTGTCGGACACCGGCAACTTCCCGACCGACCTCTACATGGCCGAAGGCCTGATCGCGACGCTCGGGCGCGGCCATCAATTGCGCCTGGTGATGCCGGAGGAGATCGAGGCCGCCCTGTCGGAGGAGGTCGCGGTGCTCTACGTCACCGAGGTCGATTATCGCACCGGCCGCCGCCACGACATGGCGAAGCTCACGGCAAAGGCGCATGCGCTCGGCATCGTCACGGTCTGGGATCTCGCGCACTCCGCCGGCGCGCTGCCGGTCGATCTTGCCGGGTGCGGCGCGGATTTCGCGGCAGGCTGCACCTACAAATATCTCAACGGCGGCCCCGGCGCGCCGGCTTTCCTCTACGTCGCGCCGCGTCACGCCGACAATGCGCGTGCTGCGCTGTCGGGGTGGATGGGGCATGCAAAGCCATTTGCATTCGAGCTGGGCTATGCGGCCGCGGGCGGCGTCGAACGCATGCGCGTCGGCACACCGCCGGTGCTGGCAATGGCGGCGCTGGAGGCCTCGCTCGATATCTGGGACCGAGTCGATATGGCGGAGGTCCGTGCGCGTTCGTTGGCGCTCGGTGATCTCCTGATCGCCGAGGTCGAGCGCCGCTGCCCCTCCTTGAGGCTGGTCACCCCGCGCGCACACGAGCGCCGCGGCTCGCAGGTCTCCTTCGCCTTCGACGGCGGTTACGCTGCGATGCAGGCCTTGATCGCCCGCGGCGTCATCGGCGACTTCCGCGCGCCCGACATCATGCGGTTCGGGATCACGCCGCTGTACATCGGCGAGAGCGAGATCGTGCGGGCGGCCGAGATCGTCGAAGAGGTGATCGCGGGCGAGGTCTGGCGGCGGCCGGAATATCAGGTGGTGAATGCGGTGACGTGAACGAAGCCGTGCCCCGGACGCAGCGCAGCAACGCTGGGGCGTGGCAACGCGTCCGGGACACGGGAGTATTCGCCGTGCGGCCCCATGTCTGCCGACCATTACCTCTGACGTCATTGCTTTGCCGCCCGAAGCAATTCACGCTGAGGCAACAATCAATTGGGAGGATTTTTGATGACGCCGCTCGAGAAGCTTAAAGCGATGAAGATGCCGTTCGCCGAGCTCAAGGGCGTCGAGTTCATCGAGGCCGGCAAGGATCGGGTGGTGGCGCGCATGATGGTCCGGCCTGATCTCTGTACGCTCCACCACACCATTCATGGCGGGGCGGTGATGGCGCTGGCCGATTCCGTCGGGGCGGCGGCAACCGTGATCAACCTGCCCGAGGACGCCAAGGGCACGACCACGCTGGAGAGCAAGACCAATTTCATCGGCGGGGCCAAGGAGGGAACGACGGTGATTGCCACCGCCACCCCGATCCATCGTGGCCGGCGGACCCAGGTCTGGACCACCCGGCTGGAAACTGAGGATGGCAAGCTGGTTGCCGTGGTCACCCAGACTCAGCTGGTCCTGTAAGACTACGGGTCTTTGATTTTATTAACGAATTAGTCGTTTCCCGTGCCTTTAACTTGGGCAGGTCCTCGTCTTGCAAAAGATGCTGCGATGCACAATATAGGAGGTCTAGGGATTCGAACGCCTCCTCGAGGGACACCAAGAGGAGTTTTGACGTGGTACTTGAAGAAACCGTCCGCACCGCTCCGGGCTATGTGCGGACCCTGAGCCAGCACGAAGAATTGCCGCTCCTGCGCGATCATCTGCTGAGGCTCGATGCCGGAAGCCGGCACGACCGTTTCAACGGCTTTCTCGACGATTCTTTTATCGAGCGTTATGCTGCCCGCTGCGCCGAGGACGGCACAGTGATCGTCGCCTATATCGTCGACGGCGTGGTCCGCGGTGCGGCCGAACTGCACCCGCCGGAAGGCGCCTCGCTCCCTGAAGTCGCCTTCAGTGTAGAGGCCTCCGCGCGCCGCCAGAATGTCGGCACCGTGCTGTTCAGTCGCTTGATCGCCGAAGCGCGCTGGAAGGGCTACAAGACTCTGCGCATCACTACGGGCGCGGAGAATCACGCCATGCGCGCGCTCGCCAGGAAATTCGGTGCGCATCTCGCTTTCCGCCATGGCGAGTCAACCGGCACGATTGACCTTGCGAAGACGCCTGAGGACGAACTGGCGGAGCTTGCCGCAGCGCCGTTCAAGGCGGGACGTGCTCTTATCAGTTTCAACTCGACGTGTTGGAAGCTGATCTCCAGCATGTACGGCAATCGCGCGGCCTGACATCAACGGGCCTGAATCAAAAAAGCGGACCGGCTAACCGGTCCGCTTTTTTGTTGCAACAAAGAATGAAGCGCTTAGGTGCCGGTGCGCTTGTCGTTGCCGAAACGGCGGACGACGCGGCGTTCGACCACGACGGAGCGCTGTGCGCCCTGTTCGCCGGCGATCACGCGCGTCGCGGTGATGCGGCTGTTGGTACGCGCCTGCTTCTTCACTTCGGCCTGCACGACATCGAGCGGCATCCCCATCAAGGCCGCGGCGATCTCGGCCTGCTGTCCCTGATCGTCGGTGATGCCGATGGCAGCGAAGATCGCCTCGTCCAGGGTCGGCGGATCATGGCGGACGCGCCGCGTGCCATATTTGGTATTCCAGTCTGCGCTCATAACGGCCTCGTTTGATGCCGGGATACCTAGTGCCGAGGATGCTGCATTGCAATATGAAATTGGTGTGGCATCTCAGCTATGCACCGGTCGGGTGTCAGGGCGGTGACGCGACACCGGCCTCGATTTCAATCCGTTGTTGCGGCCAGCGTTTCAGGGCGGCATGTCCGGCCTCGGTGAGCCCGTAGATTCCCCGGTCGGCCCGTTCGAACCAGCCATACACATTGTTAAGCAAGATCTTGCCGGCGTCAGGGCAGCGCACGCGCAACTCGCGCACGGGCCGCGGCCCGTCGGCGAGCGCCGAGGCGCAGGCCAGAGCCTGCTGCCGATAGGCCGTCATGATCGGTGCGCGGGTGCTGCCGCCGAGCACGGGGTCGCCCTGGCGGCGCTGGTGTTCGGCGACGAGGCGCGAGCGCACCTTCGGCTCGCGGCGCGGCGCTGCGGTCGGAGGCTTCACCAGCACCTCGACCTGGCCGCGGTCGGTGACGCCGAGCATTCCGAAGCCAAGGCGGCGGCAGAGGTTGCGATAGCGCGCGTCGCTCTCGCGCCCCTTGCCCCGGATCGACATCTTTGCCGCGATCCAGACCTCGTCGCCGGCCGGCGCGCGGTCGACCGCCTGCAGGATCAGTTCGAGATTGAAGGCGAGCTTGAGCTCGCCGATCACCACCACGGGCGGATCGCCGGCGCCGAGGCCAACGAGATCGCAGCCGCCAATCTCGCCCTTGACCGTGAAGCCGAGCTCTTCGAGGAAGCGTTTGACGGGCAGGTAGAGCGCGGTTTCCAAAAGGGGATCCGATCAGCGAATCAGTTGCGGGGAGTCTAGCCCGGATCGGACTCGGCCTCTGCCCATTTGCCCGGGAAAGAGCATTGCGGTTATCCTGCGGCCGGGACAGCCGGCGCTTTGCGAAGATGACGATCAGGAACGGAGCCGAACCTACACTCGTCCACCCACCGGGATCAGCGCACCCGTGACGCCGCTGGCGGCATCGCTGGCGAGGAACAGGATGACCTCAGCGAGCTCCTGCGGTGTCACCCATTTGGAGAAGTCCGCCTTCGGCATGTCGGCGCGGTTGGCTGCGGTGTCGATGATAGACGGCAGCACCGCATTCACCGTCACCTGGCCTTTCCACTCGTTGGCGAGCGCTTCGGTGAGGCGATGCACGCCTGCCTTCGACGCGGCGTAGGGGCCCATGCCGGAGCCGGCCTGAAGAGCGCCCATGGCGCCGATATTGACGATGCGGCCGGCCCTGGATGCGGCCAGATGCGGCAGCGCCGCGCGCGAGGTGTTGAGCGCGGTCAGGACGTTCAGCGCGTACATGCGCTGCCAGGTCTTGATGTCGCCGTCGCCGATGGTCTCGAAGGCGAAGCCGCCGGCGATATTGACCAGTGCGTCGACCCGGCCGAAGTGCTTTGCCGCCATCTCGACCGCCGTCTTCGCCTGCGCCGCGTCGGACAGGTCGACGCCGCCAATCTCGATGCTTTCAGGCGTTGCAGGCACCTGCGAAGGCGCGTGATCGATGCGGGCCACGCGCGCGCCGCGTGACTGCGCGATCTCCGCGACCACTTTGCCGAGCGCTCCGAGCGCGCCTGTCACGATCAGGACCTTGTCTTGCATCATTGGTCTCCCGGCACGGCTGTCTATGATTCCAGATAGCGCTCTTTCAGCGCGGTCCGTTCG
The sequence above is drawn from the Bradyrhizobium amphicarpaeae genome and encodes:
- a CDS encoding PLP-dependent aminotransferase family protein, with translation MRNIPTNFRPSAAKSSLPTKTELPLDLTGPHVTPGASAAHRLYQALCEMIVSGLVKPGEPLPPSRTLATQTGFRRNAVVIAYERLIADGFAEATVGSGTFVAARIPARTAEPNKPRVIVETPGQGAFALGCTHIDERAVQRFRAFVGRRMRNFGSEHLHYGDPRGSRELRAAIADHLLSARGLRCDPDQIMLTSGTLHALRIVLSAILRAGDQVWCEDPGYPAARKTIAHCGYRAVPVPVDEHGMRVAKGRLAGPAARAAYVTPSHQFPLGVQMSMPRRLELLDWARQAGAFVLEDDYDSEFRYDGAPLMSLAGIDRLQRVIYLGTFAKTLFPGLRIGYCALPERLIADVTAARAALDRFPGTLMEGAVADMLNSGAFAANLKRVRKLYRDARDVLAETLEAASGGALSVPVPSQGLHLVARFDPAVDLAVAARAKQAAGAEGWLLADTYSRARPLPGFVLGFSGHAVPQLVASAKRLARESRAALRSRKRSARQT
- a CDS encoding ArgE/DapE family deacylase — encoded protein: MNAEMQQRILDAVDAGFEAQLATTRDFVAIPSTRGAEGPCQDMIGDLLRERGYEVDDWHIDVDDLKDLRGFGPIEHDFSKARSVVGTYRPQTNAGKSLILQGHCDVVPAGPLELWDTPPFSPVIKDGKMFGRGACDMKSGTIGALYALDAIKAAGLKPTARIHFQSVIEEESTGVGALSTLQRGYRADACFIPEPTGGKMVRSQVGVIWFRLRVKGHPTHVAFAGSGANAIMAAYHLIQALQKLEIEWNERAKADRHFKTLNHPINFNPGIIKGGDWASSVPAWCDVDCRIAVLPGWSIADHQKEIAACVAAAARNHRFLANNPPEIEWSGFLSEGYELTDSAAPEAAFAKAFGKVYGGVPEDLVFTALTDTRFYGLNEGIPSLCFGASGGEMHGFNEFVELESLKKTTRAMALFIAEWCGVETA
- a CDS encoding DUF6719 family protein encodes the protein MPFRRAACLSILISAALVTTAHAVTVGREQDITDLKLGQRVQVDDGTCPAGQVKEVRGTKMTEKGVARTAACVPRYGPKTR
- a CDS encoding pyridoxamine 5'-phosphate oxidase family protein encodes the protein MSQTETSNSYPTSARNQVKRRHDRGFYDHETVHRILDSSMLCHVSYVIDGQPYCTPTFFWREGTKLYWHGSSASRMLRNQTKGERVCLTVAHLDSLVLARCGFNHSADYRAVMAFGTAYLVTDAEEKERAVIAMVDRFFPDRTASLRASTTQEIKATSFIAMEIEEASAKIRAKGVADDDEDYALPIYAERIPVRTVLGAPEPCPRLLDGVSRPATLNGYSEGRLLEDALRDAYFVEYPNG
- a CDS encoding CreA family protein is translated as MSSRFLGLSSIRLKGFAFLLLALVVPATSASAADEPDLIFRRSTVFKWMSPNDKLATYGLDDPEVEGVACHFTVPEKGGFKGWLGLAEEVSDISLACRQVGPIKFKNKMEQGDDMFRRRRSLFFKKMQIVRGCDAKRNVLVYMVYSDRIIEGSPKNSTSTVPIMPWGPADANVQKCGEFFTQ
- a CDS encoding L,D-transpeptidase, whose product is MNSVNGSGFSAKPARLWQVAILTAAGAIGATSQADAAFYYWTDYSDGSYYARQDRHPEIPRQKPQKRSATGKKEVVAEKEAGSKPQGPLVIVVSIDRQKVTVYDTNGVFAESPVSTGMKGHSTPMGVFSVIQKHKFHHSNIYSGAPMPYMQRITWSGVAMHAGVLPGYPASHGCIRMPMAFAVKMWNWTRMGARVIVAPGEMSPHNFSHPLLASSRVPPQPTASLEPQTNVGDKADKGAAQAKAAEAKPVETKPVETKTASADSVLELRTSVGHTVMSDVTTGNAAAHEEAEATAPVDNARAAEASDAAKPPAEDVAKPVNADKSADKVEAVKTEPVKTDAANSAKTPDAPAPAIAASPDAKKDESRLAEPAPAAKPEAAKRAGQIAVFISRKDSKLYVRQNFAPLFEVPVTIATSDRPLGTHIFTAELDKSDSNALRWSVLSLPVTARSAARDDGAHLTRRQRGVAVIPVAAKPVVTPDSPAAALDRISIPADTMAKINEMLTSGGSIIISDQGINQGETGEGTDFIVRLY